In Nymphaea colorata isolate Beijing-Zhang1983 chromosome 5, ASM883128v2, whole genome shotgun sequence, one genomic interval encodes:
- the LOC116254170 gene encoding sucrose synthase 4-like isoform X1: protein MLQESIVLPPYVAMAIRPRPGVWEFVLFNFHELNVEQLNIAEYLKFKERLEDESFEDNYVLELDFGPFNSSFPRPSQPSWIGNGVQFLNRHLSSRMFHDSTSMEPLFDFLQAHKYKGHVLLVTDRIKTLASLQSALSKAEQCLSKFSSDVPFSVFEYKFQELGLARGWGNTAQSVLEMVRLLLDILQAPDPSTLEAFLGRIPMVFNVVILSPHGYFGQANVLGLPDTGGQVVYILHQVRALETEMISRIKKQGLNVSPKILVVTRLIPDAKGTTCSRRLEKISGTQHAHILRVLFKTKNGIFRKWISMFDVWPYLEKFSEDAASEIAAELQASPDLIVGNYSDGNLVASLLSHKLGVTQCTIAHGLEKTRYPDSDIYWRKYDNRYHFSCQYTADLIAMNSSDFIITSTFQEIAGRRTGRKENVVQPWK, encoded by the exons ATGTTGCAGGAATCTATAGTTTTACCTCCATATGTTGCGATGGCCATCCGACCAAGGCCTGGAGTTTGGGAATTTGTACTTTTTAACTTTCATGAGCTTAATGTGGAACAATTGAATATAGCGGAGTATTTGAAGTTCAAAGAACGCCTTGAGGATGAAAG CTTTGAAGACAATTACGTGCTGGAGTTGGACTTTGGACCATTTAATAGTTCATTTCCTCGTCCAAGCCAGCCATCATGGATTGGAAATGGCGTACAATTTCTTAACCGTCATCTTTCATCAAGAATGTTTCATGATTCCACTTCCATGGAGCCTTTGTTCGATTTCCTTCAAGCACACAAGTATAAAGGACAT GTGCTGTTGGTAACGGACAGAATAAAGACCTTGGCCAGTCTTCAGTCAGCCCTCTCGAAGGCAGAGCAATGTTTGTCTAAGTTTTCCTCTGATGtaccattttctgtttttgagTATAA atttcaggaACTGGGTTTAGCAAGAGGTTGGGGTAACACAGCTCAATCAGTTTTGGAGATGGTCCGATTACTTTTGGATATACTACAAGCACCTGATCCGTCAACTTTAGAGGCATTTCTTGGAAGGATCCCTATGGTGTTTAATGTTGTGATCCTTTCTCCTCATGGATACTTCGGCCAAGCAAATGTTCTAGGCCTGCCAGACACTGGTGGACAG GTTGTTTATATACTGCACCAAGTTCGCGCTTTAGAGACTGAGATGATTAGTAGAATAAAAAAGCAAGGGCTGAATGTTAGTCCGAAAATACTTGTG GTGACTAGGTTGATACCTGATGCTAAAGGGACAACATGTAGCCGACgtcttgaaaaaataagtggAACTCAGCATGCACATATTCTGCGGgtgcttttcaaaacaaagaatgGGATTTTCCGGAAGTGGATTTCAATGTTTGATGTGTGGCCTTACTTAGAGAAATTTTCAGAG GATGCAGCCAGTGAAATTGCTGCAGAGTTGCAAGCTTCACCAGATTTGATTGTTGGCAACTACAGTGATGGAAATCTTGTGGCGTCTTTGCTATCTCACAAACTAGGAGTTACACAG TGCACCATTGCACATGGTCTAGAGAAAACAAGGTatccagattcagatatatattgGAGAAAATATGATAACAGATATCACTTTTCTTGCCAATATACTGCTGATCTAATTGCCATGAACAGTTCTGATTTCATTATCACTAGCACATTCCAGGAGATTGCAGGAAG GAGAACCGGGAGAAAAGAGAATGTGGTGCAGCCGTGGAAGTAG
- the LOC116254170 gene encoding sucrose synthase 4-like isoform X2: MLQESIVLPPYVAMAIRPRPGVWEFVLFNFHELNVEQLNIAEYLKFKERLEDESFEDNYVLELDFGPFNSSFPRPSQPSWIGNGVQFLNRHLSSRMFHDSTSMEPLFDFLQAHKYKGHVLLVTDRIKTLASLQSALSKAEQCLSKFSSDVPFSVFEYKFQELGLARGWGNTAQSVLEMVRLLLDILQAPDPSTLEAFLGRIPMVFNVVILSPHGYFGQANVLGLPDTGGQVVYILHQVRALETEMISRIKKQGLNVSPKILVVTRLIPDAKGTTCSRRLEKISGTQHAHILRVLFKTKNGIFRKWISMFDVWPYLEKFSEDAASEIAAELQASPDLIVGNYSDGNLVASLLSHKLGVTQCTIAHGLEKTRYPDSDIYWRKYDNRYHFSCQYTADLIAMNSSDFIITSTFQEIAGSDDVIGQY; the protein is encoded by the exons ATGTTGCAGGAATCTATAGTTTTACCTCCATATGTTGCGATGGCCATCCGACCAAGGCCTGGAGTTTGGGAATTTGTACTTTTTAACTTTCATGAGCTTAATGTGGAACAATTGAATATAGCGGAGTATTTGAAGTTCAAAGAACGCCTTGAGGATGAAAG CTTTGAAGACAATTACGTGCTGGAGTTGGACTTTGGACCATTTAATAGTTCATTTCCTCGTCCAAGCCAGCCATCATGGATTGGAAATGGCGTACAATTTCTTAACCGTCATCTTTCATCAAGAATGTTTCATGATTCCACTTCCATGGAGCCTTTGTTCGATTTCCTTCAAGCACACAAGTATAAAGGACAT GTGCTGTTGGTAACGGACAGAATAAAGACCTTGGCCAGTCTTCAGTCAGCCCTCTCGAAGGCAGAGCAATGTTTGTCTAAGTTTTCCTCTGATGtaccattttctgtttttgagTATAA atttcaggaACTGGGTTTAGCAAGAGGTTGGGGTAACACAGCTCAATCAGTTTTGGAGATGGTCCGATTACTTTTGGATATACTACAAGCACCTGATCCGTCAACTTTAGAGGCATTTCTTGGAAGGATCCCTATGGTGTTTAATGTTGTGATCCTTTCTCCTCATGGATACTTCGGCCAAGCAAATGTTCTAGGCCTGCCAGACACTGGTGGACAG GTTGTTTATATACTGCACCAAGTTCGCGCTTTAGAGACTGAGATGATTAGTAGAATAAAAAAGCAAGGGCTGAATGTTAGTCCGAAAATACTTGTG GTGACTAGGTTGATACCTGATGCTAAAGGGACAACATGTAGCCGACgtcttgaaaaaataagtggAACTCAGCATGCACATATTCTGCGGgtgcttttcaaaacaaagaatgGGATTTTCCGGAAGTGGATTTCAATGTTTGATGTGTGGCCTTACTTAGAGAAATTTTCAGAG GATGCAGCCAGTGAAATTGCTGCAGAGTTGCAAGCTTCACCAGATTTGATTGTTGGCAACTACAGTGATGGAAATCTTGTGGCGTCTTTGCTATCTCACAAACTAGGAGTTACACAG TGCACCATTGCACATGGTCTAGAGAAAACAAGGTatccagattcagatatatattgGAGAAAATATGATAACAGATATCACTTTTCTTGCCAATATACTGCTGATCTAATTGCCATGAACAGTTCTGATTTCATTATCACTAGCACATTCCAGGAGATTGCAGGAAG CGATGATGTTATTGGACAATATTAG
- the LOC116254656 gene encoding pectinesterase-like, whose translation MGSSAAAFTTFFIPLFFTLTLLFPTSTSQNFTAAAPVTPDHACTFTTDPSFCQSLLPSESLSNFYGYGQYLIKKSLQQSATFSSLINETIRDKAALTPRAAAALEDCLLLSELTTDFLVNSLSTLDSCDSTTLAENQADLVHTLMSGIVTNQRTCLDALTQASFLQRGHKLYAPLMNGSQLYSVSLAMLTNSWAFKHKKAVDPGRKLLDDLRVGSDGAPHWVNRNIFHFAAGRRMALQTVGSVVVAQDGSGNYRTISEAIAAAPANDGSKGYYVINVKAGVYQEYVTIPKTKKYIMMVGDGMGKTIITGNRNVVDGYTTFNSATLAVLGDGFVATGITVRNTAGAAKQQAVAMRSGADLSTFYQCSFEGYQDTLYTYSMRQFFRNCNIYGTVDFIFGDAAVVFQGCNMYVRQPSSGQFNTVTAQGRSDPNENTGTSIINCNILAASALGGAKTYLGRPWRQYSRTVVMQSNLGSLIDPAGWAPWSGTFALSTLYYGEYSNSGPGAATGGRVTWAGFHLMGASDASRFTVSNFVQGGNWLPKTGVPFTK comes from the exons ATGGGGAGCTCTGCAGCAGCCTTCACCACGTTCTTCATCCCACTCTTCTTCACCCTCACCCTCCTCTTCCCTACCTCCACGTCTCAAAACTTCACTGCTGCCGCCCCTGTCACTCCGGACCACGCCTGCACCTTCACTACCGATCCTTCCTTCTGTCAGTCCCTCTTGCCGAGTGAATCCCTCTCCAACTTCTATGGCTACGGCCAGTACCTCATAAAGAAGTCCTTACAGCAGTCAGCCACCTTCTCTTCCCTCATAAACGAGACCATAAGAGATAAGGCAGCCCTCACCCCACGAGCGGCAGCAGCTCTCGAAGATTGCCTGCTTCTCTCCGAACTCACCACTGATTTCTTGGTTAACTCCCTCTCCACCCTCGACTCTTGCGACTCCACCACCCTGGCCGAAAACCAGGCAGACCTGGTCCATACCCTCATGAGCGGCATCGTCACCAACCAGCGCACTTGCTTGGATGCCCTCACCCAGGCGTCCTTCTTGCAACGCGGCCATAAGCTGTATGCTCCGCTGATGAATGGGTCTCAGCTCTACAGTGTCTCGCTGGCCATGCTCACCAACTCCTGGGCATTCAAGCACAAGAAGGCCGTCGACCCTGGCAGGAAGCTGCTGGACGACCTGAGAGTCGGCAGCGATGGTGCCCCTCATTGGGTGAACCGGAATATCTTCCATTTCGCCGCCGGAAGGAGGATGGCGCTGCAGACAGTGGGCAGCGTGGTGGTGGCTCAGGATGGCAGCGGCAACTACCGCACCATCAGTGAAGCCATTGCTGCTGCTCCGGCCAACGACGGGAGCAAGGGTTACTATGTGATCAACGTGAAGGCAGGAGTCTACCAGGAATACGTTACCATACCCAAGACCAAGAAGTACATAATGATGGTCGGCGACGGAATGGGCAAGACCATCATCACCGGTAACCGTAACGTAGTCGACGGATATACCACCTTCAATTCCGCAACCCTAG CTGTACTTGGTGACGGTTTCGTGGCAACCGGAATCACGGTTAGGAACACGGCCGGAGCTGCCAAACAGCAGGCGGTCGCCATGAGAAGCGGCGCCGACCTCTCCACTTTCTACCAGTGCAGCTTTGAAGGGTACCAAGACACTCTCTACACATACTCCATGCGTCAGTTTTTCAGAAACTGCAACATCTACGGCACCGTGGACTTCATCTTTGGCGACGCAGCCGTGGTCTTCCAAGGCTGCAACATGTACGTCAGGCAGCCGTCTTCAGGGCAGTTCAACACGGTCACGGCTCAAGGGAGGAGTGACCCCAACGAGAACACGGGCACCTCCATCATCAACTGTAACATCTTGGCTGCTTCTGCTCTCGGCGGTGCTAAGACTTATCTGGGCAGGCCATGGAGGCAGTACTCGAGGACGGTGGTGATGCAATCTAACCTCGGTAGCCTGATAGACCCTGCTGGTTGGGCTCCTTGGTCCGGCACTTTTGCTCTCAGCACTCTGTACTATGGCGAGTACAGCAACAGCGGCCCAGGCGCGGCCACAGGTGGCAGGGTGACGTGGGCCGGCTTCCATCTGATGGGCGCAAGCGATGCTAGCCGCTTCACTGTTTCCAATTTCGTACAAGGAGGCAATTGGCTGCCGAAGACAGGCGTGCCTTTCACAAAGtga
- the LOC116253889 gene encoding pectinesterase-like has translation MVPPATTSTMNFIPLLFLTLTLFFPSSISQNFSAPGPVTPDHACTFTTDPSFCQSLLPSESLSNFYGYGRYLIKKSLQQSATFSSLINETIRDKAALTPRAAAALEDCLLLSELTTDFLVNSLSTLDSCDSTSLAQDQADLVHTLMSGIVTNQRTCLDALTQASFLQRGHKLYAPLMNGSQLYSVSLAMLTNSWAFRHRKAVDPGRKLLDDLRVGSDGAPAWVNRNIFHFAAGRRMALQTVGSVVVAQDGSGNYRTISEAIAAAPANDGSNGYYVINVKAGVYQEYVTIPKTKKYIMMVGDGMGKTVITGNRNVVDGYTTFNSATLAVLGDGFVATGITVQNTAGAAKQQAVAMRSGADLSTFYQCSFEGYQDTLYTYSMRQFFRDCNIYGTVDFIFGDAAVVFQNCNMYVRQPSSGQFNTVTAQGRSDPNENTGTSIINCNILAASALGGAKTYLGRPWRQYSRTVVMQSNLGSLIDPAGWAPWSGTFALSTLYYGEYSNSGPGAATGGRVTWAGFHLMGASDASRFTVSNFVQGSSWLPKTGVPFTA, from the exons ATGGTGCCCCCTGCAACGACCTCGACCATGAATTTCATCCCCCTCCTCTTCCTCACCCTCACActcttcttcccttcctctATCTCTCAAAACTTCAGTGCTCCTGGCCCCGTCACTCCAGACCATGCCTGCACCTTCACCACCGATCCTTCCTTCTGTCAGTCCCTCTTGCCTAGTGAATCCCTATCCAACTTCTACGGCTACGGCCGGTACCTCATCAAGAAGTCCTTACAGCAGTCAGCCACCTTCTCTTCCCTCATAAACGAGACCATAAGAGATAAGGCCGCCCTCACCCCACGAGCGGCAGCGGCTCTCGAAGATTGCCTGCTGCTCTCCGAACTCACTACCGATTTCTTGGTTAACTCCCTCTCCACCCTCGACTCCTGCGACTCCACCAGCCTCGCCCAAGACCAGGCAGACCTGGTCCATACCCTCATGAGCGGCATCGTCACCAACCAGCGGACTTGCTTGGATGCCCTCACCCAGGCGTCCTTCTTGCAGCGCGGCCATAAGTTGTATGCTCCGCTGATGAATGGGTCCCAGCTATACAGCGTGTCGCTCGCCATGCTCACAAACTCCTGGGCATTCAGGCACAGGAAGGCCGTCGACCCTGGCAGGAAGCTGCTGGACGACCTGAGAGTAGGCAGCGATGGTGCACCCGCCTGGGTGAATCGGAACATCTTCCATTTCGCCGCCGGAAGGAGGATGGCACTGCAGACAGTGGGCAGCGTGGTGGTGGCTCAGGATGGCAGCGGCAATTACCGAACCATCAGTGAAGCCATTGCTGCTGCTCCGGCCAACGACGGAAGCAACGGTTATTATGTGATCAACGTGAAGGCAGGAGTGTACCAGGAATACGTCACCATACCCAAGACCAAGAAGTACATAATGATGGTCGGCGACGGAATGGGCAAGACCGTCATCACCGGCAACCGTAACGTCGTAGACGGATATACCACCTTCAATTCTGCAACCCTAG CTGTGCTTGGTGATGGTTTCGTGGCAACCGGAATCACGGTTCAGAACACGGCCGGGGCTGCCAAGCAACAGGCAGTCGCCATGAGAAGCGGTGCCGACCTCTCCACTTTCTACCAGTGCAGCTTCGAAGGGTACCAAGACACTCTTTACACCTACTCCATGCGTCAGTTCTTCAGGGACTGCAACATCTACGGCACCGTGGACTTCATCTTTGGCGATGCGGCCGTCGTCTTCCAAAACTGCAACATGTACGTCAGGCAGCCGTCTTCAGGGCAGTTCAACACAGTCACGGCTCAAGGGAGAAGCGACCCCAACGAGAACACGGGCACCTCCATCATCAACTGTAACATCTTGGCTGCATCCGCACTGGGGGGTGCTAAGACTTATCTGGGCAGGCCATGGAGGCAGTACTCGAGGACCGTAGTAATGCAATCTAACCTTGGCAGCCTGATAGACCCTGCTGGTTGGGCTCCTTGGTCCGGCACTTTTGCTCTCAGCACCCTGTACTACGGCGAGTACAGCAACAGTGGCCCGGGGGCGGCCACCGGCGGCAGGGTGACGTGGGCCGGCTTCCATCTAATGGGCGCTAGCGATGCTAGCCGCTTCACAGTTTCCAATTTCGTACAAGGAAGCAGTTGGCTGCCGAAGACAGGCGTGCCATTCACAGCGTGA
- the LOC116254169 gene encoding nucleolar GTP-binding protein 1-like encodes MMKKMTVVSSGKDLVDIVLSRTQRQTPTVVHKGYAISRLRQFYMRKVKFTQTTFHDKLSTIIDDFPRLDDIHPFYSDLLHVLYNKDHYKLALAQVNTARSLIGRVAKDYVRLLKFGDSLYRCKSLKVAALGRMCTIVKRIGPSLAYLEQVRQHMSRLPSIDPNTRTILICGFPNVGKSSFINKITRADVDVQPYAFTTKSLFVGHTDYKYLRYQVIDTPGILDRPFEDRNIIEMCSITALAHLRAAILFFLDVSGSCGYTVKQQASLFHSIKSLFANKALIIVCNKIDLQPLESLPEEDRLLVMEMKEEAAKTAATAGGGGEEDKVLLTMSTLTDIGVVDVKNTACERLLNQRVEVKMKSKKLNECLNRFHVAIPKPRDNKERPPCIPQGILEARAGEAAAAAAATGDGEEAAKVKPEGRKLEKDIENENGGAGVYSANLKKHYILADDEWKEDIMPEILDGHNVYDFVDSDILARLEELEREEGLSLQAEEGDEDEEMEGAELTEEEQKVLAEIRKKKSLLIREHRMKKSTAESKPIVPRKFDKDRKFTAGRMGRELSKLGMDPSAAVNRARSRSVTRRGRKRERSGAPGGDGGADAMDVDDDQPNKKLRLRDRSRSRSRPPFGEIVPGEGFKDSAQKQKALALAKNSAKKRNKAARRGEADRVIPNLKPKHLFSGKRSIGKTDRR; translated from the coding sequence atgatgaagaagatgacggTCGTGTCGTCGGGAAAGGATCTGGTGGACATTGTGCTGTCGCGGACTCAACGGCAGACACCTACGGTGGTGCACAAGGGCTACGCTATTTCCCGCCTCCGGCAGTTCTACATGCGGAAGGTAAAGTTCACGCAGACTACCTTCCACGACAAGCTCTCCACCATCATCGACGACTTCCCCCGCCTCGACGACATCCACCCCTTCTACTCCGACCTCCTTCACGTGCTCTACAACAAGGACCACTACAAGCTCGCCCTTGCTCAGGTGAACACCGCTCGATCCCTCATCGGCCGTGTCGCCAAGGATTACGTCCGCCTGCTCAAGTTCGGCGACTCCCTGTACCGCTGCAAGTCCTTGAAGGTCGCTGCACTCGGTCGGATGTGCACCATCGTCAAGCGCATAGGTCCATCCCTCGCCTACCTCGAGCAGGTCCGCCAGCACATGTCCCGTCTCCCCTCCATCGACCCCAATACCCGCACCATCCTCATATGCGGCTTCCCCAACGTCGGAAAATCATCCTTCATCAACAAGATCACTCGCGCCGACGTCGACGTCCAACCCTACGCCTTCACCACCAAGTCCCTCTTCGTCGGCCACACCGACTACAAGTACCTCCGCTACCAAGTAATCGACACCCCCGGCATCCTCGACCGGCCGTTCGAGGACAGGAATATCATTGAAATGTGCAGCATCACCGCCCTCGCCCACCTCCGTGCTGccatcctcttcttcctcgaTGTCTCCGGCTCTTGTGGGTATACCGTCAAGCAGCAAGCCTCCCTTTTCCACAGCATCAAATCCCTCTTCGCCAACAAGGCCCTCAtcatcgtctgcaacaagatcGACCTTCAGCCCCTGGAGTCTCTCCCGGAGGAGGATCGCCTCCTGGTGATGGAGATGAAGGAGGAGGCAGCCAAGACGGCTGCCACTGCGGGAGGAGGTGGGGAGGAGGACAAGGTGCTTCTGACCATGAGCACGCTGACGGACATCGGGGTCGTAGACGTGAAGAACACCGCCTGTGAGAGGCTGCTGAACCAGAGGGTGGAGGTAAAAATGAAGTCCAAGAAACTGAACGAGTGCCTGAACCGGTTCCACGTCGCGATACCGAAGCCCAGGGACAACAAGGAGCGGCCTCCGTGCATTCCTCAGGGCATACTTGAGGCGAGGGCAGGggaagctgctgctgctgctgctgctactggCGATGGGGAGGAGGCAGCTAAGGTGAAGCCCGAGGGAAGGAAGCTTGAGAAGGATATTGAGAACGAGAATGGCGGAGCAGGTGTCTATTCTGCCAATCTGAAGAAGCATTACATTCTTGCGGACGACGAATGGAAGGAGGATATAATGCCGGAGATCTTAGATGGACACAATGTCTACGATTTCGTAGATTCTGATATATTGGCACGGCTTGAGGAATTGGAGAGGGAGGAGGGCCTTAGTCTTCAGGCAGAAGAGGGCGACGAGGACGAGGAGATGGAGGGAGCAGAATTGACAGAGGAAGAACAGAAGGTGTTGGCAGAGATCCGAAAGAAGAAAAGCTTGCTCATTCGGGAGCATCGGATGAAGAAGAGCACGGCTGAAAGCAAGCCAATTGTGCCGAGGAAATTTGACAAGGATCGGAAATTCACTGCTGGGAGAATGGGTAGGGAGTTATCTAAATTAGGTATGGACCCTAGTGCTGCCGTTAACAGGGCAAGGAGCAGGTCTGTGACtaggagaggaagaaagagggagaggtcCGGTGCGCCAGGTGGCGATGGTGGAGCTGATGCCATGGATGTGGATGACGACCAACCTAACAAGAAGTTGCGTTTGCGAGATAGATCAAGATCCAGGTCAAGACCTCCTTTTGGTGAAATTGTCCCTGGGGAAGGCTTCAAGGATTCTGCCCAGAAGCAGAAGGCCCTCGCTCTTGCGAAGAACTCTGCCAAGAAGAGAAATAAGGCTGCCCGACGTGGAGAGGCCGACAGGGTTATTCCGAACTTGAAGCCCAAACATTTGTTCTCTGGAAAGCGTTCAATTGGGAAGACAGACAGAAGATAA
- the LOC116254170 gene encoding sucrose synthase 4-like isoform X3, producing MLQESIVLPPYVAMAIRPRPGVWEFVLFNFHELNVEQLNIAEYLKFKERLEDESFEDNYVLELDFGPFNSSFPRPSQPSWIGNGVQFLNRHLSSRMFHDSTSMEPLFDFLQAHKYKGHVLLVTDRIKTLASLQSALSKAEQCLSKFSSDVPFSVFEYKFQELGLARGWGNTAQSVLEMVRLLLDILQAPDPSTLEAFLGRIPMVFNVVILSPHGYFGQANVLGLPDTGGQVVYILHQVRALETEMISRIKKQGLNVSPKILVVTRLIPDAKGTTCSRRLEKISGTQHAHILRVLFKTKNGIFRKWISMFDVWPYLEKFSEDAASEIAAELQASPDLIVGNYSDGNLVASLLSHKLGVTQCTIAHGLEKTRYPDSDIYWRKYDNRYHFSCQYTADLIAMNSSDFIITSTFQEIAGRYGLAW from the exons ATGTTGCAGGAATCTATAGTTTTACCTCCATATGTTGCGATGGCCATCCGACCAAGGCCTGGAGTTTGGGAATTTGTACTTTTTAACTTTCATGAGCTTAATGTGGAACAATTGAATATAGCGGAGTATTTGAAGTTCAAAGAACGCCTTGAGGATGAAAG CTTTGAAGACAATTACGTGCTGGAGTTGGACTTTGGACCATTTAATAGTTCATTTCCTCGTCCAAGCCAGCCATCATGGATTGGAAATGGCGTACAATTTCTTAACCGTCATCTTTCATCAAGAATGTTTCATGATTCCACTTCCATGGAGCCTTTGTTCGATTTCCTTCAAGCACACAAGTATAAAGGACAT GTGCTGTTGGTAACGGACAGAATAAAGACCTTGGCCAGTCTTCAGTCAGCCCTCTCGAAGGCAGAGCAATGTTTGTCTAAGTTTTCCTCTGATGtaccattttctgtttttgagTATAA atttcaggaACTGGGTTTAGCAAGAGGTTGGGGTAACACAGCTCAATCAGTTTTGGAGATGGTCCGATTACTTTTGGATATACTACAAGCACCTGATCCGTCAACTTTAGAGGCATTTCTTGGAAGGATCCCTATGGTGTTTAATGTTGTGATCCTTTCTCCTCATGGATACTTCGGCCAAGCAAATGTTCTAGGCCTGCCAGACACTGGTGGACAG GTTGTTTATATACTGCACCAAGTTCGCGCTTTAGAGACTGAGATGATTAGTAGAATAAAAAAGCAAGGGCTGAATGTTAGTCCGAAAATACTTGTG GTGACTAGGTTGATACCTGATGCTAAAGGGACAACATGTAGCCGACgtcttgaaaaaataagtggAACTCAGCATGCACATATTCTGCGGgtgcttttcaaaacaaagaatgGGATTTTCCGGAAGTGGATTTCAATGTTTGATGTGTGGCCTTACTTAGAGAAATTTTCAGAG GATGCAGCCAGTGAAATTGCTGCAGAGTTGCAAGCTTCACCAGATTTGATTGTTGGCAACTACAGTGATGGAAATCTTGTGGCGTCTTTGCTATCTCACAAACTAGGAGTTACACAG TGCACCATTGCACATGGTCTAGAGAAAACAAGGTatccagattcagatatatattgGAGAAAATATGATAACAGATATCACTTTTCTTGCCAATATACTGCTGATCTAATTGCCATGAACAGTTCTGATTTCATTATCACTAGCACATTCCAGGAGATTGCAGGAAG ATATGGGCTAGCATGGTAA